TCAGGCCGATCCCCACGGCGAAGCGAATCATCTGCTTGATGGCCCAAGGTTCCAGCGATCCCTTGGCGGCGGAATAAAGCGTCAGGAAACCGACGCTGGCGATGGCGGTCAGTACGGCGATCAGCGACCAGTTGATCTGCCAGATCTTTTCCCGCCAGCTCATCTCGGTACGGTTCAGGCGGCTGGACAGTCTTTGTGTCGGACGCAGCATCAGCCATGCTCCTTGTGGTCGCAGGCATGATCGGCGCAGTTCTGGCCAGAGGCGACGCGGGCGCGTTCACGCTTTTGCACTTCCAGCATGATGTCGCGGGCGATGGGCGCGGCCACCGCCGAACCGCCGCCGCCATGTTCCACCACTACGGCGATGGAAAAGCGCGGTGCATCCTCGGGGGCATAGGCGACGAACAGGGCGTGGTCGCGTTCCTTCCACGGCAATTCATCGTTCTTCTTCACCCCGGTTTCGCGCTCGCGCATGGTGATGCGGCGCACCTGGGCGGTGCCGGTCTTGCCCGACAGCCACATGCCGTCTTGCTCGATACGAGCGCGAAACGCCGTGCCGCCGGGTTCGTTGGACACCGCGTTCATACCCTTGCGCACCAGCATCAGGCTGCGTTGCGACACGCCGCAGGACGGCCAGTTGGGGGCGGGGCGCGGGGCGGAATCCTTTTCGGTGATCAGGTCGCGGGCCACATGCGGTACCACCTGCTGACCACCATTGGCGATGCGCGCGGTCATCACCGCCAATTGCAAGGGCGTGGTCAGGCAGTAGCCCTGGCCAATGCCGTTGATCAGGCTTTCACCCGGATGCCAGGGCTGTTTCAAGGCCTTGCGCTTCCAGGCGCGAGTGGGGATCAGGCCGGGCCGTTCGTTGGGCAGGTCGATGCCGGTATGCACGCCCAGGCCGAAACGGTTGGCCACCTCGGCCACCTTGTCGAAGCCGACACGGCGGGCGATTTCATAGAAGTAGACGTCGCACGAGCCCTTGATGGCATTGATCAGATCGACGGAACCATGGCCGCCCTTTTTCCAGCAGTGAAACTTGATGCTGCCCAACTCGGTGTGGCCCCGGCACAGTACCGTCTGTTCCGGGCTGATCACCCCGGCTTCCAAGGCGGCGATGGCCACCACCATCTTGAAGGTGGAGCCCGGCGCGAAGGTGCCGGAAATGGCCTTGTTCTGCAAAGGCGCCCGCGGGTTGGTGGACAATTCCTTCCATTCGTCGTGGGTCAGGCCGCGATTGAAGGCATTGGGATCGAAGGACGGCGTCGAGGCCATGACGATGACGTCGCCGGTATGGATGTCCATTACCACCACCGCCGCCGATTCGTCGCCCAGGCGCTGGGCCGCATATTCCTGCAACCGGGTGTCCAAGGTCAGCGCCAGATCAACGCCCGGCTCACCCTCGCGTCGCTCAAGCTCGCGCATGACGCGGCCCACCGCGTTGACCTCTTCCTGGCTGGTGCCGCCGCGACCGCGCAGCGCCATGTCATAGATCTTTTCCACCCCGGCCTTGCCGATACGGAAGCCGGGCAGTTCCTCCAGCGGATCGTTGTCGCTCTGGTCGTTTTCCGACACCGCCGAGACATACCCCAGAATATGGGCGCCCAGATGTTCCAGTGGATAAAACCGGCTTTGGCCGACGTCGATCATGACGCCGGGCAGATCGGGGGCGTTGACCTCGATGCGGGCCACTTCCTCCCACGACAGGTTTTCACGCACGGTGATCGGCACAAAGGACCGGCGGCGGCGAACTTCCTTGGTGACGCGGGCGCGGTCATGGTCGGTCAGCGTGATGATCTGCGACAGCGCATCCAGGGTGTAATCCAGCGACGGCGACTTTTCCGACACCACCAGCACCCGGTAATTGTGTTGGTTGACGGCCATGGCGATGCCGCTGCGATCCAAAATAAGCCCGCGCGGCGGCAGCAGCAGGCGGATGGCGACGCGGTTTTCCTCGGACAGCATGGTGTAGCGGTCGGCTTCCACCACCTGCAAATAATACATGCGGGCGATCAGGGCACTGATCAGGGCGCCCTTGCCGCTGGCCAGCATCAAGGCCCGGCGGCTGAACAGTTTGGTCCGGTCGTTGTCGTGGTACATGCGCCCTCAGACCTCTTTCAGAAAGGCCATTTGGGTCCGGGCCAGGGTCCAGGTCAGCAGCGGGAACAGGCCCATGGTCAGCAGGTAGTCGAAGATCACCGGGCTGGCGTCAAGGGCTTGGCCGTAAAGAATGGTGACCAGCAGCCAGGTGGCCCCGGCGGCGGCGGCGGCCAGCAGGCCAAACGCCCACCACGCCACCATGAACGACTTACCCAGGAAGAAACGGCGTTGGCCGGCGGCGATGCCTTGCACCGACAGCAGCACCAGGGCGTTCACCCCCAAAGGCGTGCCGCCGATGATGTCGTACAGCAGGCCGATCAGAAAAGCCGACCACGCCGGCAGCAGATCAGGGCGATAGATGGCCCAATAATACACCCCCATCAGCGGCAACATGGGGATGATGCCG
This is a stretch of genomic DNA from Magnetospirillum gryphiswaldense MSR-1 v2. It encodes these proteins:
- the mrdA gene encoding penicillin-binding protein 2, with product MYHDNDRTKLFSRRALMLASGKGALISALIARMYYLQVVEADRYTMLSEENRVAIRLLLPPRGLILDRSGIAMAVNQHNYRVLVVSEKSPSLDYTLDALSQIITLTDHDRARVTKEVRRRRSFVPITVRENLSWEEVARIEVNAPDLPGVMIDVGQSRFYPLEHLGAHILGYVSAVSENDQSDNDPLEELPGFRIGKAGVEKIYDMALRGRGGTSQEEVNAVGRVMRELERREGEPGVDLALTLDTRLQEYAAQRLGDESAAVVVMDIHTGDVIVMASTPSFDPNAFNRGLTHDEWKELSTNPRAPLQNKAISGTFAPGSTFKMVVAIAALEAGVISPEQTVLCRGHTELGSIKFHCWKKGGHGSVDLINAIKGSCDVYFYEIARRVGFDKVAEVANRFGLGVHTGIDLPNERPGLIPTRAWKRKALKQPWHPGESLINGIGQGYCLTTPLQLAVMTARIANGGQQVVPHVARDLITEKDSAPRPAPNWPSCGVSQRSLMLVRKGMNAVSNEPGGTAFRARIEQDGMWLSGKTGTAQVRRITMRERETGVKKNDELPWKERDHALFVAYAPEDAPRFSIAVVVEHGGGGSAVAAPIARDIMLEVQKRERARVASGQNCADHACDHKEHG
- the mreD gene encoding rod shape-determining protein MreD translates to MKPSVWVRMDTWVRHLVPVGVTLVLLLLTAIPTRIPGLSGIIPMLPLMGVYYWAIYRPDLLPAWSAFLIGLLYDIIGGTPLGVNALVLLSVQGIAAGQRRFFLGKSFMVAWWAFGLLAAAAAGATWLLVTILYGQALDASPVIFDYLLTMGLFPLLTWTLARTQMAFLKEV